Genomic window (Stenotrophomonas maltophilia):
AGCGAGTACGCCTGCTGGCCAACTTCCACGGTCGCGGCGAAGCCGGCATCACCGCCCGGCAGGCCGAACAGCGCGGAATTGGTCAGCGTGAACGCAGCCGTCTCGGTGCGCGACTTCGGGGTGTAGGTGGTGCGCGCCGCGATCGAATCGTACTCGGCGCGGGTCAGCGGCCGGTACAGGCGCGACGGGTCGGCGTTGTAGATCGGGAAGCCGTCGTCGTCCACGCCCAGCTGCGGGCCCAGGAACAGGTCATTGGCTTTGGCGGCGATGATCTGTGCCCAGCTGATCCGCGACTGGTACTGCGAATGGCTCAGGGCCGCTTCGTAGTCCCAGTTGCCGGCCAGGTTGCCCTTGAAGCCGGTGGTCACGCTGAAGGTCTTCTGCGTGCTGCGCACCATTGCATTGCGCAGGCCACCCATCTCCTCGGGCGAGAACTGGCGCTGCCAGAACTCGATCTCGCCGGTGGCCTGGTTGTTGAAATAGCCCGACTCATCGCCGTTGGCGTCCATGCGGCCCCACTTGGTGACGTCGCGCATCAGCGACATCGTGTGGTAGCCCAGCTGCACATCGGCGAACCACTGCTGGCCGTTGTCGAAGTCGTAGCTCAGCGAGGCGTAGCCATTGGCGCCGCGGCGCTTGCTGAGGATGGTGCCGTAGCCGATCGAGCTGTCGCTGCCGCAGTAGTAACCGTAGCGCGGGCGGTAGGCGCGGTAGGTGCTGCCCTGGTTCTGCCCGGCCAGTGCTTCGCAGGTGGCCGCGCCCGGATCCAGGTAGTCGTCGTTGTAGTCCGTGCGCAGGTAAGCGCGGCGTGCGATGCGTGAGCCCTCGGTGGGGCCGTCCTGGGTCGAATCCTGGATGTCGCGCTCGTACGCCCACAGTGGGGTCTGCGACTGCAGCTCGACGCTGTACACCGCGTTGAAATTGCCGCGACTGAAACCGCTGGCCAGGCTCAGGTCGAACGACTCGCCACCGCCTTCGCTGGTGGTGCCCATGCGCATGTCGATCGTGGTGCCGTCGGCCTTCTTCTTCAGGATGAAGTTGACCACGCCGGCGATCGCGTCCGAACCGTAGATGGCCGAGGCGCTGCCGGTCAGCACTTCGATGCGCTCGATCATCCCCAGCGGAATGTTGGAGACATCGGTGAAGTTGCTGCGGCCCTTGAACGGCATCGGGAAGTCGGCGATGCGGCGGCCATTGACCAGTACCAGCGTGTGGTTCGGGCCCAGGCCGCGCAGGTCCACCTGCTGGGCGCCCGGCGAGAAGTCGGCGCCGCTGGACGACTGCTGGCTCTGGGTCTCACCGCCGTTCTGGGTCATCGAGCGCAGGACGTCGGGCACGCTGGTGAAGCCGCTGGAACGGATCTGCTCGGCGCTGATCACCGTGATCGGGGCGGGGCCTTCCACCTGGGCGCGCGGAATGCGCGAACCGGTGACCTGCACCGCATCCAGTTGTTGAACCGAAGAGGAAGCCGGTGCCTGGGCCGCCGCGGAAGCAGCCACGCCCATCAACGCCAGCTGGATCGACCACGCCATCGCCTTTCTACGCATGAGGAATTCTCGGAAATGAAGCCGGCCCGCAGCGGAGGGGCCCTGTCCCCC
Coding sequences:
- a CDS encoding TonB-dependent receptor plug domain-containing protein, giving the protein MRRKAMAWSIQLALMGVAASAAAQAPASSSVQQLDAVQVTGSRIPRAQVEGPAPITVISAEQIRSSGFTSVPDVLRSMTQNGGETQSQQSSSGADFSPGAQQVDLRGLGPNHTLVLVNGRRIADFPMPFKGRSNFTDVSNIPLGMIERIEVLTGSASAIYGSDAIAGVVNFILKKKADGTTIDMRMGTTSEGGGESFDLSLASGFSRGNFNAVYSVELQSQTPLWAYERDIQDSTQDGPTEGSRIARRAYLRTDYNDDYLDPGAATCEALAGQNQGSTYRAYRPRYGYYCGSDSSIGYGTILSKRRGANGYASLSYDFDNGQQWFADVQLGYHTMSLMRDVTKWGRMDANGDESGYFNNQATGEIEFWQRQFSPEEMGGLRNAMVRSTQKTFSVTTGFKGNLAGNWDYEAALSHSQYQSRISWAQIIAAKANDLFLGPQLGVDDDGFPIYNADPSRLYRPLTRAEYDSIAARTTYTPKSRTETAAFTLTNSALFGLPGGDAGFAATVEVGQQAYSLNPDPLATEYYYYSWKDSDGKGSRNRWATAAELRLPLHETVNLSVAGRYDQYRYSGHTIGKATWSGGLEWRPIDTLLVRGSYGTAFRAPDLHYVFAGPGNDETSAVDLYSCRADDAADCSDYEHNLIRSRTGNRQLDPETSTSWSAGFVWSPAIGLDLSVDWFDIDMRKQVQDMDVRTILASEANCRLGSADINSPTCVDALDRITRTSDGRLYGVRVAPINVARESTSGIDIGLRYRLQTGIGDFILNGTHTWVKKHDFQRYPGDPIQDQFAVNSNFDIPRTKTSLSVTWEKDAWSATVYGSRLGKLPTSDSYDQVFKWDSGDSPYIKATYRYNASLQYRFDDHSRLSLSVVNVFNKMPPKDATYTAYPYYDVSWFDSVGRTINLQYTHKFGGSAL